Proteins from a genomic interval of Pseudomonadota bacterium:
- a CDS encoding tetrapyrrole methylase — MQKGVTFGVEARSAILTNGAGLRPEYQGADTLVKLAASRSLVVFFPMHVDLKKLVPELRGHYPADTPVAVVVEAGYAAKERVIRGT; from the coding sequence TTGCAGAAAGGAGTGACCTTCGGGGTCGAGGCGCGTTCCGCCATCCTGACCAACGGCGCCGGTCTCCGGCCGGAATACCAGGGCGCCGACACTCTTGTAAAACTGGCGGCCAGTCGTTCCCTCGTGGTCTTTTTTCCCATGCATGTGGACCTGAAAAAACTGGTGCCCGAGCTGCGGGGACATTATCCGGCGGACACGCCGGTCGCCGTGGTTGTGGAAGCCGGATACGCCGCAAAGGAGAGGGTGATTCGCGGTACC
- a CDS encoding PepSY domain-containing protein, with product MFKLIFRVSRFVHKYLGLIALVYFLGMGVSGILLNHPALLQKFSLPLGWLSDSFQYRAWNRWSLRDAVFSEQQPEKVYVAGKEGVWMSCNAGRSFTPASTGLPESAYLRDTNCLLLVENHVPTRLFAGTKDGLYYCSPDELRWQTVLNPHLQQTEIVDLLQIDQEIFVFTETGCFVAPLSPGAPVFEARDLKTPPGFKPRAPFFRFLLKLHDGSLFGPTGRLIADIIGLVLIFLSLSAFYLWYVPWRRRMREYRKPRYYKFLYRYHLKLGIYASLLLAICALTGIFLRPPFLMAIARLQTPELLQSTNLIAENRLGRIHQAAWLKANNKLYLATENGLFSGSPNADSPFAAVDTSRLSIHGMGATVLEPLADDSLLIGSFSGLAKWHPETGIVTNLVTDKTTQPRHSGGAMVAAAVINNGTPKFWCDYRRGMRPFPGESSAATEMQAGDFASSFTMPEKISKKSRISLWHFFFEFHNGRIFQDLFGRYTWLIAPLGGLALLIVTLSGVYDWFYRRVLH from the coding sequence ATGTTCAAACTGATCTTTCGCGTTTCGCGATTTGTTCATAAATACTTAGGTCTCATAGCTCTGGTCTACTTCCTGGGAATGGGTGTCAGCGGCATTTTGCTCAATCATCCAGCCCTGTTGCAGAAGTTCTCTCTGCCGCTCGGATGGTTGTCTGACAGTTTCCAGTATCGAGCGTGGAACCGCTGGAGTTTGAGGGACGCAGTTTTTTCCGAACAACAACCCGAAAAGGTCTACGTCGCGGGCAAGGAGGGGGTCTGGATGAGTTGCAATGCGGGGCGCAGTTTTACCCCGGCAAGTACCGGCCTGCCTGAGTCCGCCTACCTACGTGACACAAACTGTCTGCTGCTGGTTGAAAACCACGTTCCCACCAGGCTTTTTGCCGGCACCAAGGATGGACTCTATTACTGCTCTCCCGATGAGCTTCGCTGGCAAACAGTGCTAAATCCGCACCTCCAACAAACTGAAATTGTTGACCTGCTGCAAATCGACCAGGAAATTTTCGTATTTACCGAAACCGGCTGTTTTGTTGCACCTCTCTCTCCGGGCGCACCGGTTTTTGAGGCGCGGGACCTGAAAACGCCTCCGGGTTTCAAGCCCCGCGCCCCTTTTTTCCGTTTTTTACTAAAACTTCATGACGGCTCCCTGTTTGGACCGACGGGCCGCCTGATTGCAGATATTATCGGGTTGGTTTTAATCTTTCTGTCGCTGTCAGCCTTCTATCTCTGGTACGTACCCTGGCGGCGGCGAATGCGAGAATATCGTAAGCCCCGCTATTACAAATTTCTCTACCGTTACCATTTAAAGCTCGGTATCTACGCTTCACTCTTATTGGCGATCTGCGCCTTGACCGGGATATTTTTGCGACCACCGTTTTTAATGGCGATTGCCAGGCTCCAAACACCTGAACTTCTGCAATCTACAAATCTGATCGCTGAAAACCGTCTGGGTCGGATTCATCAAGCTGCCTGGCTTAAGGCAAACAACAAATTATATCTGGCCACCGAAAATGGACTGTTTTCCGGTTCTCCCAACGCTGACAGCCCCTTTGCAGCCGTCGATACGAGCCGATTGTCGATCCATGGCATGGGGGCCACTGTCCTTGAACCTTTAGCTGATGACAGCCTCCTGATCGGCTCATTCAGCGGCCTGGCTAAATGGCATCCTGAAACCGGCATAGTCACAAATCTTGTCACCGACAAAACCACTCAGCCCCGACACTCAGGCGGCGCCATGGTCGCGGCTGCCGTAATCAATAACGGCACACCTAAATTCTGGTGCGACTATCGCCGGGGTATGAGACCTTTTCCGGGAGAAAGTTCAGCTGCGACAGAGATGCAGGCCGGCGATTTTGCATCATCGTTTACGATGCCGGAAAAAATCAGCAAGAAAAGTCGTATCTCCCTGTGGCACTTTTTCTTTGAGTTTCATAACGGACGGATTTTTCAAGACCTCTTCGGCCGTTACACCTGGCTCATCGCTCCTCTTGGCGGACTGGCCTTGTTAATTGTTACTCTTTCAGGAGTTTATGATTGGTTTTACCGGCGTGTATTGCATTAA
- a CDS encoding DUF4198 domain-containing protein codes for MKKLCKLMTIFGLLLIIPVAAAAHTLWINATDFTPELRPRFGAATITFFGYGHRYPVADFLEEDHLAKFQLVKGEDKKDLKPNPGGFLATEIKFKEAGAYIVSAALKPGYYTMNMENGRPHHHLKPMTGLDNVFLSLYYEQYSKALISVGETAGDAFSQVLGDKMEIIPQQNPCHLKPGDILEIKVLLSGKAAPFCWVHATYDGFSNTDDFAFATKTNAEGMAKVRILRYGNQLIKVDKKQPASSAYAKKCIEEHYTATMTFEIK; via the coding sequence ATGAAGAAACTATGTAAACTGATGACTATCTTTGGTCTGCTCTTGATTATCCCAGTCGCGGCCGCGGCCCATACCCTGTGGATTAATGCCACCGATTTCACCCCTGAACTTCGGCCCAGATTCGGCGCCGCCACAATCACTTTTTTTGGCTACGGGCACCGCTACCCCGTGGCCGATTTTCTCGAAGAGGATCATCTGGCCAAGTTTCAATTGGTTAAAGGCGAGGATAAAAAGGATCTTAAACCTAATCCCGGCGGCTTCCTGGCCACTGAGATCAAGTTCAAAGAGGCCGGAGCCTATATTGTAAGTGCCGCCTTAAAACCCGGCTACTACACTATGAACATGGAAAATGGCCGACCCCACCACCACTTAAAACCGATGACCGGGCTCGACAACGTCTTCCTAAGCCTCTACTACGAACAGTACAGTAAAGCTCTGATTAGCGTCGGAGAGACCGCCGGTGACGCCTTCTCACAAGTTCTGGGCGACAAAATGGAGATTATTCCGCAACAGAATCCCTGTCACCTCAAACCGGGTGACATCCTGGAGATAAAAGTTCTGCTCAGCGGAAAAGCCGCCCCTTTTTGCTGGGTACATGCGACTTACGACGGATTTTCCAATACTGATGATTTCGCTTTTGCCACCAAGACCAATGCAGAAGGCATGGCCAAAGTCCGCATTTTGCGTTACGGTAACCAGCTCATCAAGGTCGACAAAAAACAGCCGGCCAGCAGTGCATACGCCAAAAAGTGCATCGAAGAGCACTATACCGCCACCATGACCTTTGAAATCAAATAA
- a CDS encoding TonB-dependent receptor → MKILVAGLVLLAFMTSGFLSSAGAREQIEPAPVDSEKVVVTATRSEIDLADAPGAITLVGAEEIKVKGANDLLDIVRDTPGISLLGTGLGGRKKISIRGTESRHTLILVDGMRIATSDANIGHSNFQNDWFSMEDVEQVEIVRGPLSALYGSEALGGVINIISKPIADHWRVGFDMGGGLLANGESGGDQQSFSFAAAGPFPNKKFGISLAAGYLKEDDVSDQDDSRYSELEGKETISGKVKLTWRPVDNQTFAFLLSGIQENRWRDSVSRQGSSYEAAEYDLEKYHVALTWNGTFGAFKTAVKAYRTSLDSDYDIPSMQSKNTITDDILDAQITYTGLKNHIFTLGGEARLEDFENDILRSGEDVRHLALFFQDEIRLFARLSLTIGGRLDDHEVFGSEFSPRIYLVYSLWDELRLKAGYGHAFNAPTIKNMSKDYVAIRAHTFYGNPNLDAETADNFEIGLEYSGKILQAGLFYFYNDIEDLIDTRCINNCGARYGRKFTWDNVAEAEIQGIETNVSASLPYGFAVSANYTYLDTEDKGTGKDLEGRPEHQGNMNLSYTHEGLGLSASLRYQYIGRQLLDNNCVPHYDLWNLSATKSITDNLKLQIGIDNIGDERLADKSPDFNYEERGRFIYASLRAVF, encoded by the coding sequence ATGAAAATCTTGGTTGCCGGTCTGGTGCTTCTGGCATTTATGACCTCGGGATTTCTCTCTTCGGCCGGAGCCCGGGAGCAAATTGAGCCAGCTCCGGTTGATAGTGAAAAGGTGGTGGTTACCGCGACCCGCTCCGAGATCGATCTGGCCGATGCCCCGGGGGCCATCACGCTGGTTGGAGCCGAAGAGATCAAAGTGAAGGGTGCCAATGATCTTCTTGATATTGTTCGCGACACCCCCGGTATTTCGCTTTTAGGCACCGGTCTTGGCGGCCGCAAAAAGATCAGTATCCGCGGCACCGAAAGCCGTCACACCCTGATCCTGGTTGACGGCATGCGGATTGCCACATCCGATGCGAATATCGGCCACTCCAACTTCCAGAACGACTGGTTTTCCATGGAAGATGTGGAACAGGTTGAAATCGTCCGGGGCCCGCTTTCGGCCCTTTATGGTTCCGAAGCCTTAGGCGGGGTGATCAATATTATCAGTAAACCGATCGCCGACCATTGGCGGGTTGGGTTTGATATGGGCGGCGGACTGTTGGCAAACGGCGAGAGCGGCGGCGACCAGCAGAGTTTCAGTTTCGCCGCGGCCGGACCTTTTCCCAATAAAAAATTCGGTATCTCTTTAGCCGCTGGTTATCTGAAAGAAGATGACGTATCCGATCAGGACGACTCTCGCTACTCGGAACTTGAGGGTAAAGAGACCATTTCAGGGAAGGTAAAACTCACCTGGCGGCCGGTCGACAACCAGACCTTTGCCTTTTTACTCAGCGGTATCCAGGAAAATCGCTGGAGAGATTCAGTAAGCCGCCAAGGTTCGTCCTACGAAGCTGCTGAATATGATCTCGAAAAATACCATGTCGCCCTGACCTGGAATGGCACTTTCGGGGCTTTCAAAACGGCGGTCAAGGCCTACCGTACCTCACTTGACTCCGATTATGATATCCCGTCCATGCAGAGCAAGAATACCATCACTGATGATATTCTGGATGCCCAGATCACTTATACGGGTCTTAAAAACCATATTTTTACCTTAGGCGGCGAAGCCCGGCTTGAAGATTTTGAAAATGATATTCTTAGAAGCGGTGAAGATGTCCGCCACTTAGCCCTCTTTTTTCAAGATGAAATCAGACTCTTTGCACGCTTAAGCCTGACCATCGGCGGCCGCCTCGATGATCACGAAGTTTTCGGCTCAGAATTCAGCCCCCGTATCTATCTGGTCTACAGCCTCTGGGATGAGCTGCGCCTGAAAGCTGGTTACGGACACGCCTTTAACGCCCCGACCATCAAGAATATGTCAAAAGACTACGTTGCAATTCGAGCCCATACCTTTTACGGCAATCCAAACCTCGACGCCGAAACCGCCGACAACTTCGAGATCGGTCTCGAATACAGCGGCAAAATCCTGCAGGCCGGGCTCTTCTACTTCTACAACGACATTGAAGATCTGATCGATACAAGATGTATCAATAACTGCGGAGCCCGCTACGGTCGAAAGTTTACCTGGGATAATGTGGCTGAAGCCGAGATCCAGGGTATTGAGACCAACGTTTCCGCGTCCCTGCCCTATGGTTTTGCCGTAAGCGCCAACTACACCTATCTCGACACTGAAGATAAAGGAACCGGCAAAGACCTGGAGGGCCGCCCGGAGCATCAGGGCAACATGAACCTCTCCTACACCCACGAAGGCTTAGGTTTAAGCGCAAGTTTGCGCTATCAATATATCGGCCGCCAATTGCTGGATAATAACTGCGTGCCGCATTACGATCTCTGGAACCTGTCGGCCACAAAATCGATAACCGATAATTTAAAACTACAGATCGGGATTGATAATATCGGTGACGAGCGCCTGGCCGACAAATCGCCTGACTTCAACTACGAAGAACGAGGACGCTTTATCTACGCCAGCCTGCGGGCTGTGTTTTAA
- a CDS encoding GntR family transcriptional regulator: MENMLSIPVEKLTLREKVVAFLRGEIIHQRLQPGEKLTEHGLSRKLKISRTPIREAFYQLEAEGFLAIEPRKGVRVAADLRVSDIRNYYEIRKIMEGFAAREAARSASFEQLKRLKSYNRRLLRLLASGRASGLGIVKAHNNFHEYIVRLGSNEKMHEMYADLGTRCLRFRFMTTAFIEIDDIRRDHEEIIRALEQGDGSAAEAAVRKNADRGLETLLASLPARFFSQSGFAA, from the coding sequence ATGGAAAATATGTTGTCGATTCCGGTTGAAAAACTGACCCTGCGGGAGAAGGTGGTGGCTTTTTTGCGCGGAGAAATTATTCACCAGCGCCTGCAGCCCGGTGAAAAGTTGACCGAACATGGTCTGAGTCGCAAGCTGAAAATCAGTCGTACGCCGATTCGGGAGGCCTTTTATCAGTTGGAGGCCGAAGGTTTTCTGGCGATTGAGCCCCGCAAGGGGGTCCGGGTTGCTGCGGATCTGCGGGTTTCGGATATTCGTAACTACTATGAAATCCGCAAGATCATGGAGGGCTTTGCCGCCCGGGAAGCGGCGCGCTCGGCTTCCTTTGAACAGCTTAAGCGCCTCAAAAGCTACAATCGGAGATTACTGCGTCTGCTGGCTTCCGGTCGCGCCTCGGGTCTGGGAATTGTCAAGGCCCATAATAACTTTCATGAATATATCGTCAGGCTCGGAAGTAATGAAAAAATGCATGAAATGTATGCCGATCTGGGAACCCGCTGCCTGCGTTTCCGTTTCATGACCACCGCGTTCATCGAGATCGACGACATTCGCAGGGATCATGAAGAAATTATCAGGGCTCTGGAGCAAGGTGATGGTTCGGCGGCCGAAGCCGCGGTCAGAAAAAACGCCGATCGCGGCCTGGAAACCCTGCTCGCGTCGCTGCCGGCCCGATTTTTCAGTCAGTCCGGGTTCGCGGCCTGA
- a CDS encoding DUF3793 family protein has protein sequence MHCLKEYQATDFHKLGNDYLMITRDRECLHFDRDEKILARKQMTHDEIFKFKLIYHLAATMVGIKPLTIMRFKHPPLALKKCASCAAQWQELKTLFQGRQTLGLRVLECNARGETLLFYHREACHRLLGMSEIRNFLEAQGWGYGWETIRQPHLFIDLCIKEYRQKRSLPVELGLFMGIPLKDVKGYIAGDKQQHLLTAGWQIYGRRHPSLVLANLYRRLRRYAMLAFFQHPFETIVERLGRSRLIERLELLAE, from the coding sequence ATGCACTGTTTAAAAGAGTATCAGGCTACCGATTTTCATAAGCTTGGCAATGACTATCTGATGATTACCCGGGACCGGGAGTGTCTCCATTTTGACCGGGATGAAAAGATTCTGGCCCGCAAACAGATGACTCACGATGAGATTTTTAAATTTAAGCTCATCTATCATCTGGCGGCAACCATGGTCGGGATTAAACCGCTTACGATCATGCGTTTCAAACATCCGCCGCTGGCGTTAAAAAAGTGCGCGAGCTGCGCCGCTCAATGGCAGGAGCTGAAAACACTGTTTCAGGGCCGCCAGACCCTTGGCCTGCGTGTCCTGGAGTGTAATGCTCGGGGAGAAACCCTGTTGTTTTACCACCGCGAGGCCTGTCACAGGCTTCTGGGCATGTCGGAAATCAGAAACTTTCTTGAAGCTCAGGGATGGGGATATGGTTGGGAAACTATCCGTCAGCCCCACCTGTTTATAGATTTATGCATCAAAGAGTACCGGCAAAAAAGGTCGCTGCCGGTTGAGTTGGGGCTCTTTATGGGTATCCCCTTGAAGGATGTCAAGGGGTATATCGCAGGCGACAAGCAACAACACCTACTGACTGCGGGCTGGCAGATTTATGGCCGGCGCCATCCCTCTCTGGTGCTGGCCAATCTTTATCGGCGCCTGCGCCGCTATGCCATGCTGGCTTTTTTTCAACACCCCTTCGAGACCATCGTGGAACGTCTGGGCCGCAGCCGTCTGATCGAACGCCTGGAGCTGCTGGCCGAATAA
- a CDS encoding FeoB-associated Cys-rich membrane protein yields the protein METIIVLIVVGLALLVLGRMFYKAFRRAERGGGACVGCAGCSGDCAGGNTSQDREIRGREQKG from the coding sequence ATGGAAACTATTATCGTCTTGATCGTTGTCGGCCTGGCTTTGCTGGTTCTCGGTCGAATGTTCTATAAGGCTTTTCGTCGGGCCGAACGCGGCGGCGGGGCTTGCGTCGGTTGCGCCGGCTGCTCCGGCGATTGCGCCGGGGGAAACACAAGCCAGGATCGCGAAATCCGGGGCAGGGAGCAGAAAGGTTGA